Proteins encoded within one genomic window of Hevea brasiliensis isolate MT/VB/25A 57/8 chromosome 8, ASM3005281v1, whole genome shotgun sequence:
- the LOC131182054 gene encoding disease resistance protein RPV1-like — MEFPVVPCDIRSLYMSTNAIEQVPSSIGGLSHLFLLDLGWSTGLESLPDSICNLKSLREFRIGCCENLKELPENLGNLESLEKISADGSAIKELPDSICNLKKLATLSVENCVNLLGLPANLGNLKSLENLCASGTGIKELPESICSLQNLAALFLGNCVNLQGLPENIGNLESLKVLQAYGTGIKKLPDSFGNLKQLIVVDISDCVVLHGLPESFGNLESLRRITASGSGIKTLPSLTGFPLLVVANLDFCGLLEFPSTLCHIVSLKELYIGGNNFETIPDTIKKLSRLVQLELSDCMRLKYLPELPSLSILSANNCTCLESASCLFQLQSIKALQFGNCINLDGDECSKIVDHLLATSWQREVSLS, encoded by the exons ATGGAGTTTCCAGTGGTTCCATGTGATATAAGGAGTTTATATATGAGTACAAATGCAATAGAGCAAGTGCCCTCTTCAATTGGGGGTCTCTCTCATCTTTTTTTGTTGGATTTGGGTTGGTCGACGGGGCTTGAAAGTCTTCCAGACAGCATTTGCAATCTCAAATCTCTCAGAGAATTTCGTATCGGTTGCTGTGAGAACCTAAAGGAACTTCCGGAGAACTTGGGGAATTTAGAATCTCTAGAGAAGATTTCAGCAGATGGCTCTGCTATAAAAGAATTACCAGACAGCATTTGCAATCTGAAAAAACTTGCGACATTATCAGTTGAGAACTGCGTGAATCTCCTTGGTCTGCCAGCAAACCTGGGGAATTTAAAGTCTCTAGAGAATCTTTGTGCCAGTGGTACTGGTATAAAAGAATTACCAGAAAGCATTTGCAGTCTGCAAAATCTTGCAGCCTTATTTCTTGGCAATTGTGTAAATCTGCAGGGTCTGCCAGAAAACATTGGTAATTTAGAATCTCTAAAGGTGCTTCAGGCATATGGTACTGGTATAAAAAAATTACCGGACAGCTTTGGCAATCTGAAACAACTTATAGTGGTTGACATTTCTGACTGCGTAGTTCTGCATGGACTGCCAGAGAGCTTTGGGAATTTAGAATCTTTGCGGCGTATTACGGCATCTGGCTCTGGTATAAAAACACTACCATCTTTGACAGGGTTTCCTCTTCTAGTGGTGGCTAATCTAGATTTTTGTGGCCTGCTAGAATTTCCTAGCACTCTTTGCCATATAGTGTCATTGAAAGAATTGTACATTGGTGGAAATAATTTCGAGACAATACCAGATACCATCAAAAAACTTTCAAGACTAGTTCAACTTGAATTAAGTGATTGCATGAGACTAAAATATTTGCCAGAGCTTCCATCTCTCAGCATATTATCTGCAAATAATTGCACTTGTCTTGAATCAGCATCCTGTTTATTCCAACTCCAGAGTATTAAAGCTTTACAATTTGGCAACTGCATCAATTTGGATGGGGATGAATGCAGTAAAATTGTGGACCATTTATTGGCAACTTCTTGGCAGAGGGAAGTG AGTTTATCATAA
- the LOC131182055 gene encoding disease resistance-like protein DSC1: MASSSSSSLITLPSKKYDVFISFRGADIRDGFLSHLREALRQNEVNTFVDEKLDRGEEISSSLLEIIEESYFSLVIFSENYAYSPWCLEELVKILECKKDMEQMVLPVFYRIDPTHVQELTGSFGAALAKHREDFTNSLDTVESWCQALKEIAEIAGLVSRDIRPDSELIKEIVKHISEKLNDGVPSDSYDKGLVGIDSRVKDAESLLCLESVRVLGIWGMGGIGKTTIAEKLFERISGQFNRRCFAANVREKFEKCGPDTVRQEILFQVLGRETCNLGPPIRRRLPREKVLIALDDVSDSDQIERSIGKPAIYGPGSKFIITSRDKQLLRNMQAQIYEVEKLNDCEASWLFGFHAFKQDDVGKEYMVFSKKAVKYAQGNPLAIKVLGSNLYSRSVKEWADELEKLEGTSDEKVQRILRLSYDALSAYDKEIFLDIVCFFEGEDKVRVENILGTPGSIIGISRLADMSLISIANNKLHIHDLLQQMGKDITCEEKQIGQRSRLWHPKDIYYLLTRAEGTGANKGISLDMSNIREVELSPTVFERTYNLKFLKFYCSVLSQNRVNFSEGLKFLPDELRLLHWYQYPLKYVPLSSCAENLVDLCLTNSKIRELWNGVQVVFYTSSYTFKVSSIWSISLTCISSHFHYSILEI, encoded by the exons atggcttcttcttcttcttcttccttgatcaCTCTTCCATCGAAGAAGTACGATGTGTTCATTAGTTTTAGAGGTGCCGATATCCGCGATGGTTTTCTCAGCCATTTGCGGGAGGCTTTGCGCCAAAACGAAGTCAATACCTTTGTGGATGAAAAACTTGATAGAGGAGAAGAGATCTCATCCTCCCTCTTGGAAATAATTGAAGAGTCATACTTTTCGTTGGTCATTTTTTCAGAAAATTATGCTTATTCTCCCTGGTGTTTGGAAGAACTTGTGAAGATACTTGAGTGCAAGAAAGACATGGAACAAATGGTTCTACCGGTTTTCTACCGTATAGATCCAACCCATGTTCAAGAACTTACAGGTAGCTTTGGAGCCGCACTTGCTAAGCATAGAGAAGATTTCACGAACTCGTTAGACACGGTGGAGAGCTGGTGCCAAGCTTTGAAAGAAATTGCTGAGATAGCAGGGTTGGTTTCCCGTGACATTAG GCCTGACTCCGAGCTAATTAAGGAAATTGTCAAACACATTTCAGAAAAATTAAATGATGGGGTTCCAAGTGATTCTTATGATAAAGGGTTAGTAGGAATTGATTCCCGTGTCAAGGATGCTGAATCCTTATTATGCCTGGAGTCTGTGCGTGTTTTAGGAATATGGGGGATGGGTGGAATAGGAAAAACCACCATTgctgagaaattatttgaacgaATTTCTGGTCAATTCAATAGGCGATGCTTTGCTGCAAATGTCAGGGAAAAGTTTGAAAAGTGCGGACCAGATACAGTACGACAGGAAATCCTTTTTCAAGTATTAGGAAGGGAAACTTGTAATTTAGGTCCGCCCATCAGGAGAAGGCTGCCAAGAGAAAAAGTTCTCATTGCTCTTGATGATGTGAGTGATTCAGATCAAATAGAACGTTCCATAGGGAAACCGGCTATCTATGGTCCAGGGAGTAAATTCATTATAACAAGCAGAGATAAACAACTGCTTAGGAACATGCAGGCTCAAATATATGAAGTTGAGAAATTGAATGACTGTGAAGCTTCTTGGCTTTTTGGCTTCCATGCCTTCAAACAAGATGATGTAGGAAAAGAATATATGGTGTTTTCAAAGAAGGCAGTTAAATATGCTCAAGGCAATCCATTAGCCATTAAAGTTTTGGGTTCCAATTTATATAGTAGAAGTGTGAAAGAATGGGCAGATGAATTAGAAAAATTGGAAGGTACATCTGATGAAAAAGTTCAGAGAATATTGAGACTAAGTTATGATGCTCTATCTGCATATGACAAGGAAATTTTTCTTGACATAGTGTGCTTCTTCGAAGGGGAAGATAAAGTTCGTGTTGAAAATATACTGGGTACCCCTGGCTCAATAATTGGAATCAGTCGTCTAGCTGATATGTCCCTTATTTCTATTGCAAATAACAAGTTACATATTCATGACTTGCTGCAACAAATGGGCAAGGATATTACTTGCGAGGAAAAACAGATTGGACAACGTAGCAGACTGTGGCATCCTAAGGATATATATTACCTGTTGACAAGAGCTGAG GGGACTGGAGCAAATAAAGGTATATCGCTGGACATGTCCAATATCAGAGAGGTGGAACTAAGTCCTACGGTCTTTGAGAGAACGTACAATCTCAAGTTTCTCAAGTTCTACTGTTCAGTACTCAGTCAAAACAGAGTAAACTTCTCGGAAGGACTCAAATTTCTTCCAGATGAGCTAAGGTTACTGCACTGGTATCAATACCCTTTGAAATATGTGCCATTGAGTTCATGTGCTGAGAACCTTGTTGATCTTTGCTTGACTAATAGCAAAATTAGGGAACTTTGGAATGGAGTTCAGGTAGTCTTCTATACTTCTTCATATACTTTCAAAGTGTCTTCAATTTGGTCCATCTCCCTAACATGTATATCTTCACATTTTCATTACAGCATCTTGGAAATTTGA
- the LOC131182056 gene encoding uncharacterized protein LOC131182056: MAREKGKGKAKIPTYSSSDSTDASVPASPPPQKDAPLVIGKPKETPKKRTSEPVQEKGTKKKKTSKAPVVHMERAIHEPSKKGSGKDMSDSESEAEPQTPAPAAPAKGKRKTAQKEQKSKQKEETGRPSGKKAKTGKKSLKHP; this comes from the exons ATGGCGCGAGAAAAAGGAAAAGGGAAAGCCAAAATCCCCACATATTCATCATCGGACTCCACTGACGCAAGTGTTCCTGCGTCTCCTCCTCCACAAAAAGATGCTCCTCTGGTAATTGGCAAACCAAAAGAAACACCCAAGAAAAGAACCAGTGAGCCAGTGCAGGAAAaaggaaccaaaaagaaaaagacttcaaaagctccagttgTGCATATGGAGAGGGCCATTCATGAGCCAAG CAAAAAAGGTAGTGGGAAGGATATGAGTGACTCAGAATCCGAGGCAGAACCACAAACCCCTGCTCCTGCTGCTCCtgcaaaaggaaaaagaaaaactgCTCAAAAGGAACAGAAAAGCAAACAAAAAGAGGAAACTGGTAGACCATCTGGCAAAAAGGCCAAAACTGGCAAAAAGAGTCTTAAACACCCttaa